The following nucleotide sequence is from Pseudonocardia sp. C8.
GCGCCCTTGGTCACGCCGGCGGCCTCCACGACGTCCTGCACGGAGGTGGCGTCGAACCCGCGCTCGGCGAACAGCTCGGTCGCCGCCCGCACCAGCCGCTCGGGAACGGTGAGCCCGTCGACCGACGAGCGTGGACGGCCCCGTCCCACCCGTTCTCGAGTCACTCGTCACCGTCCCGCATCCGTCCGCCGCAGCGTCGTCGCAGGATACCGACCGGTCGGGGTGCGCCGCCGGGACGAGCCGGGTCGCGCCGCACACCGCCTGCCCGACCGCCACGGCGGCCCGCCCGGACACACGACGGCGCCGCCCAGAGATCCGGGCGGCGCCGCAGGAGCCGTGGGGTCAGCGACCGACCCGCTTGCGTCCGGTCACCTTGTTGTAGACCACCAGCACGACGATCGCACCGATGATCGAGCCGATCCAGCCCGAGGGCTGGAAACCCTGCCAGCCGGTGAAGATGCTGGCCACGAGGCCACCGAGGAACGAGCCCGCGATGCCGAGGACGATCGTCATGACGATTCCGATGTCGTCCTTGCCCGGAACCACGGCGCGGGCGATGAAGCCCGCGACGAGGCCCAACACGATCCAGCCCAGAATGGTCCACAGCATGGCTTTCCTCCCTTATCCCGGTTCGTCCCCCGACGGACCGTTGCGACCTGTTGGAGTCGATCTGCCATCGAGTGACCAGCAGGAGGTCGCTCGAAACGCCGCCGACGGTATCCCTCACAGGTCACGGCAGCATCGCGGACGCGCGGCCGTGCCCCGATCCGGTGTCTCCCCGACCCGGATCGGGGTCGTCCCCGATGGCGGCGCCCCACCACCTCCACCTGAGCGAGTCCGTCCGGAGCAGCGGTGTCGCCGGATCGGTTCAGCCCTTCTCGCGCCGCGGCGCGGTCCGCGCAGCCGTTGACACCGGCCGAACCGGCTGGTTGACTCGCCTTCACCGTGTTCCGCGTCACATCGAGTGAAGGTCGGACCGGCCCGCCACGAACCGTGACGTCCACCTGCGCACCACCGCAGATCACTGCCATGCCACACCCCGCACGCGCGAGACCGCCGCGTGCCCACGATCGTGCACGGCCCTTCCTCGGCGGCAGGGTCGTGTCCCCTCCGCGCCCCCGGGCTGCCTCGTCGCCCGGGGGTGCGGCTCGTACCGACAACGTCCCCTCCGCGACCGCGACATCGGGCTGCCTCGTCGCCCGCGGGTGCGGCTCGTCCCGACAACGTCCCCTCCGCGACGGTCAGGCGGTCGCGCCGCCCGGGGCGAACACCACCCAGCCGGCGACGGCGGCCGCGGCCACCGCCGCGAGCA
It contains:
- a CDS encoding GlsB/YeaQ/YmgE family stress response membrane protein, whose protein sequence is MLWTILGWIVLGLVAGFIARAVVPGKDDIGIVMTIVLGIAGSFLGGLVASIFTGWQGFQPSGWIGSIIGAIVVLVVYNKVTGRKRVGR